A region from the Malus domestica chromosome 07, GDT2T_hap1 genome encodes:
- the LOC103438880 gene encoding uncharacterized protein: MHSVKGSWVGQTFALAKNNESEGRRSRIRRSKEERKAMVESFIKKYQKLNNGSFPSLNLTHKEVGGSFYTVREIVRDIIQENRVLGPAKFTVEEQTVDQFWELNPLGTIAAEPQNSLSMSSNESQFITNQNQGAIEELVFASDGHLVRPERQMFENGRIINGTQVEVNDREFNELKSTDLEVNGPVEIEKHVAVESIVSNEHCTEPEYQSFGSGQINGSEVDMKVKERQVQTCTEPQPVEPMEAKKNGEEVLATSRPKVAADVIVETFPLKPVTRKPESLDRSLQVVTDLTKSTEDKGTRAMESACVDSSPVDRLSSMKNMDDNVAINLSSPLVESKSNPVDEALGHAIDPSLESSNSSTFNEGIVHEKGSTDLSVKSPHKDVPTSEIFEQSQLTEGSKADKAPDSLHAKNINGTSGSSELLKTKEVLVVEDEVDVQTSSSLTKGSKPTLDRINLESWEGASKKSKRPEGNPLWDVFKAFLDAFVKFWSE, from the exons ATGCATTCTGTAAAGGGTAGTTGGGTTGGGCAGACATTTGCCCTTGCTAAAAACAATGAATCTGAAGGAAGGAGGTCCAGAATTCGGCGTTCAAAGGAAGAGAGGAAGGCAATGGTTGAATCCTTTATAAAGAA GTACCAGAAACTAAACAATGGGAGTTTCCCATCACTTAATCTGACCCACAAAGAAGTTGGTGGATCTTTCTACACAGTACGAGAAATTGTCCGAGATATAATCCAGGAGAATAGAGTGCTTGGTCCTGCTAAGTTTACTGTAGAGGAGCAGACTGTTGATCAGTTCTGGGAACTCAATCCATTGGGAACCATTGCTGCAGAACCACAAAATTCTTTGTCAATGTCATCAAATGAATCACAGTTCATCACCAATCAAAATCAGGGTGCAATTGAAGAACTGGTTTTCGCTTCTGATGGGCATTTAGTTAGACCTGAACGTCAGATGTTTGAGAATGGGCGAATCATCAACGGTACTCAAGTAGAAGTGAATGACAGAGAATTTAATGAACTGAAAAGTACAGATTTAGAAGTAAATGGACCAGTGGAAATAGAGAAGCATGTTGCTGTTGAATCTATAGTTTCTAATGAGCATTGTACTGAGCCTGAATATCAGAGTTTTGGAAGTGGACAAATCAATGGCAGCGAGGTAGATATGAAAGTGAAAGAAAGGCAGGTACAAACATGTACAGAGCCGCAACCAGTTGAACCTATGGAAGCAAAGAAGAATGGTGAAGAAGTTCTGGCAACATCTAGGCCTAAGGTGGCAGCAGATGTAATAGTGGAGACATTCCCATTAAAGCCAGTAACTAGGAAACCTGAGAGCTTGGATAGAAGTTTACAAGTAGTAACAGATTTGACTAAGTCTACTGAGGACAAAGGAACTAGAGCGATGGAGTCAGCTTGTGTTGATAGTTCGCCAGTGGATAGATTAAGTTCCATGAAGAACATGGATGATAATGTAGCAATAAATCTTTCAAGTCCATTGGTTGAAAGCAAATCCAACCCGGTGGATGAAGCACTAGGACATGCCATAGATCCATCACTTGAAAGCTCAAATTCCTCAACCTTTAATGAAGGTATTGTGCATGAAAAAGGAAGCACAGACCTTAGTGTCAAATCACCTCATAAAGATGTTCCAACCTCTGAGATCTTTGAACAAAGCCAGCTGACTGAGGGATCTAAG GCTGATAAAGCTCCAGATAGTTTACATGCAAAGAATATCAACGGTACCAGTGGTAGCAGCGAGCTGTTGAAAACCAAAGAGGTGCTTGTGGTTGAAGATGAAGTTGATGTCCAGACCAGCAGCAGTTTGACTAAGGGAAGCAAACCAACTTTAGACAGAATTAATCT TGAATCATGGGAAGGTGCATCTAAAAAGTCCAAAAGACCAGAAGGTAACCCACTTTGGGATGTATTTAAAGCTTTTTTAGACGCCTTTGTGAAATTCTGGTCTGAATGA